ATAAAAAGGGAAGTTCCAGATTTTCCTCGAACTCTCTCGAGGTGTAGACGAACAGGTCCAACGGGACGTGCAGGAGGGTGACGATCGCATCGTAGTATTTGTCCAGCCGACGGAGATACGGGAGAGGCTCGTCGTCCACCACGAGGAGGTCGAGGTCGGAGCGGCGTTCAGCCGTCCCCCGGGCGAGGGAACCGAACACGATGGCCTTCCGGGCCTTGCCGGACTCGAAAACGGGACGGAGTTGGTCGCCGATCTGCTGCAAGTCCATGAAGCCATTGTAAACCCCGGGAACGGTCCGGTCAATCCCGT
The sequence above is a segment of the Acidobacteriota bacterium genome. Coding sequences within it:
- a CDS encoding nucleotidyltransferase domain-containing protein; protein product: MDLQQIGDQLRPVFESGKARKAIVFGSLARGTAERRSDLDLLVVDDEPLPYLRRLDKYYDAIVTLLHVPLDLFVYTSREFEENLELPFLSRVIKEGQVIYEP